In Oscillatoria salina IIICB1, the sequence GGAATTAGTTGCGACGACGGATTTATTGGCGCTGACGGGAATTGATGACCCAGAAGGGATTAGTATTGACCCAGAAACACGGACAGTCTATGTGGCGTTCGATGATGATGGTAATAATGGTAGTCAGATTGGCATTTTTAGTCTGTCACCAGTTAGTCCTCTGGAAAATGCCCAAGGTAATCCAACAGGTATCTTTAACTTCACAGGTGTAGATACTAATTTGGTGGTTAGCCCAGTTGTCAATAGCAGTGGCGAGATTCAAGAAGTTGGCGTCTATGTTGTTGATGATGAAGAGGGAACTATTGATGGTATTGCTCCTGGGGAAGATGGTTATCTAGAAGCAGCTATAGAACGAGCCGAGGTGCTTTTCTCGCTGATTTCCAATCTGCCGAATGGTTTCGATCCTAGCGAACTGGAACGGGTTCTAGATTTCGATCCGGGAACGAATTTAGGATTTTTACAAGTTACTAACGGCACGATTAATAGTGTCCGGGAAGATTTGGAAGATGACGGTAGCACGGATGCAGAAGTTGTTCTCTCGACTGAGACTGACTTAGAAACTACTTTGTCGTCTAATGGGTTTACTCTGAATTGGAATGATGAATTTAGCATTCAGGTTGGAGGTGAACCTACGGCTGAAGTCAGTGTTCCTGTGGGTACTGATTTACAGAATAGCCAGCAGCTAGAGGTTATCGATTTACGCAATGAAACGGCTGATTCTTTCCGAGTTGATGCGACTTTGTACCGAGAAGCAGCATTAGAGAATTTTGTCGGTTTGTACAGGATCGAAAATACTGATGGTGATGTGCGCGATCCTTTAACTGGTGAATTAGTTAATCCTGGGGACGATGATTATTTAGAAGCAGCTTTGGCTAACCGACTTCCTGCTTTTGATTATACGGTTCCTAATCAAACAGTGGCGACAAGTTCGACTACTTTGTCAGGAAATGAGTTAATCGCACCTTTCATTGTGGCTGGCGATCCGGTTGCACCATTGTTAGATAGTACGGATGATGAAATTCCCGAAGTTTATTTCCCATTTATTGGTGCTAATCCAGATGGTGCCGATCATATCCGTTTGGTGGGAGATAATGCCTTTGCGTTTGAAGATTTACCCAACGCTGGTGATAGTGACTTTAATGACATGATCCTGAATCTTCAATTTACGCCGATCGCTTAAAAGTTTGTCAAGTTTTAGGGGAAATTATTGACTATTCATTAGGTGAAAAGTTTTTTCCCACAACTAAGCAAAAATACTAGGTTTGGCACTTGAAAATCCAATCTTGATTTAATCCGCCCTAGGCGGATTTTTTTTGTAATTGGGGTTGCTAAAAAGTTAGAAGATATGTTAGAAAGTCTCTATTAAGAGTTGTCATGAAAGTCCAACCGAAGAGTTGCTAAAAAAATCAGGCAAAAAGGTTAAAGAAATATTAAGAATTCAAGCTATTGTCAATCATGTTCAGCCAAAAGGCGAAGGTAAGAATTAAAGCTCAAAAATTTCGAGTAAAATCTATGAAATTAGCAAAAAAGCGATGAAAACTAAAAGAATAACTATTGTATTGGGTTGTGTATTTAGTGGTTTACTCGCAGCTTTTCTTTTACACAACAGTTTAGGTTTCTTGAGCAATTCAGGAAGTTCTCATGCTCAACAGTATTTAAATCAGGAAACAAAAGATTTCGCCAATCGTTGTCCAGAAGAGACGATCTGGATAGGAGGGGGTACGTTCCGAATTGGCGCTGACGACCAATATGTCGAAGAGCAATCGGCGGAAGATGTCTCGGTAAACGGTTTTTGTATCGATAAATACGAGGTTACTAACGCTGAGTTTGCTAAATTTGTCGAGGAAACAGGCTATGTCACGATCGCCGAACGTCCTTTACCCGCAGAAGAGTTTCCTAACCTGAGCAAAGAACAATTAGCTCCTGGTTCGTTAGTGTTTGTACCACCTTCAGGAAATCAACCTATCTTGGAACTGAGTTGGTGGAAGTGGGTTCGGGGGGCTAACTGGAAGCATCCAGAAGGACCGAATAGCGATCTCAGCGGAAAGGAAAACTATCCTGTAGTTCATGTTTCTTATGAAGATGCTGAAGCTTATGCAAAATGGGCAGGAAAATCCTTACCTACAGAAGCTCAATGGGAATTTGCTGCACGAGGAGGACTCAAAAAAGCTATTTTCAGTCGGGGAAATCAATATTCTGCGGATAAAGCTAATACTTGGCAAGGTTTGTTTCCGGTTTATAACGAGAAAAAAGATGGATATGTTGGTGCTGCTCCGGTAGGTTCTTTTCCAGCAAATGGCTATGGGCTTTACGATATGACTGGAAATGTTTGGGAATGGACAAAAGATTGGTATCGCGTTGGTCATCAAGGAAAAGCTCATAAACAGAATCCCATTGTTAACAACAAGAGTGAAAGTTTTGACCCTAGAGAACCAGGTGTA encodes:
- a CDS encoding DUF4114 domain-containing protein — protein: ELVATTDLLALTGIDDPEGISIDPETRTVYVAFDDDGNNGSQIGIFSLSPVSPLENAQGNPTGIFNFTGVDTNLVVSPVVNSSGEIQEVGVYVVDDEEGTIDGIAPGEDGYLEAAIERAEVLFSLISNLPNGFDPSELERVLDFDPGTNLGFLQVTNGTINSVREDLEDDGSTDAEVVLSTETDLETTLSSNGFTLNWNDEFSIQVGGEPTAEVSVPVGTDLQNSQQLEVIDLRNETADSFRVDATLYREAALENFVGLYRIENTDGDVRDPLTGELVNPGDDDYLEAALANRLPAFDYTVPNQTVATSSTTLSGNELIAPFIVAGDPVAPLLDSTDDEIPEVYFPFIGANPDGADHIRLVGDNAFAFEDLPNAGDSDFNDMILNLQFTPIA
- a CDS encoding formylglycine-generating enzyme family protein, with product MKTKRITIVLGCVFSGLLAAFLLHNSLGFLSNSGSSHAQQYLNQETKDFANRCPEETIWIGGGTFRIGADDQYVEEQSAEDVSVNGFCIDKYEVTNAEFAKFVEETGYVTIAERPLPAEEFPNLSKEQLAPGSLVFVPPSGNQPILELSWWKWVRGANWKHPEGPNSDLSGKENYPVVHVSYEDAEAYAKWAGKSLPTEAQWEFAARGGLKKAIFSRGNQYSADKANTWQGLFPVYNEKKDGYVGAAPVGSFPANGYGLYDMTGNVWEWTKDWYRVGHQGKAHKQNPIVNNKSESFDPREPGVAKHVIKGGSYLCAPNYCSRYRPSAREAQAPDSGTSHIGFRLVKLPGDPLT